TTTTTTGTCAATGTGTTGGATATGAATAATGCTTGGAAAGCGATTGATGATGCTCAAGAAATTTACGAAGTGCAAGATAGAGCTACAGGAAAAGTGAAGTGGACTGCAACACGTGTCGATTTAACTTTTGGCTCCAACTCAGAGTTGAGAGCACTTTCGGAAGTTTATGGTTGTGAAGATGCAAGAGGAAAATTTGTTGAAGATTTTGTAAATGCCTGGAACAAAGTGATGAACTTGGATCGTTTTGATTTGGGGTAATTATTTTCAATATTCAGAAATGCTGCGTGTTTTAAAGCGCAGCATTTTTTATAACGGTTGTTGTTTTGCATCAATAACAAAAATCACTTGGAGATAGCTCTACCGGTTAATTTTTAATATAACCCTTCTCTATTAGAATCTTTGTTGCTTGTTCTAAGTCCTCTTCCTTCACCAATAGCTTTGCATTAACAGCTAGATTCCCAAAAATCTGAGAAGTCAATTCATTTTGCAATAATGTTTCTATCCCTTCAGATGCTAGATAATTCTTCACAAAATTTATTTCAAATGGGATGGAAGAATTAAATACTATTTTCCAGTTATTCATATCCTTCATTTAAGATATATTAAAGTTCCAATAAAAATTTGAGAATTCAAAATGATAGCGCTTGCGCAGTCGACCAGATTTTTCGAGTATAAAAATCGGCTTATCCTTTTTTATACACAATTTCTCCATCCTAAATTAAAATCATTTTGTACAACTTATCTTTGTTGCTATGGCAAAGTCGAGTGGCGTTACGCCTTTAATGCAGCAGCACAAAGCGATTAAGCAAAAATATCCGGATGCGATTTTGTTGTTTCGGGTGGGAGACTTTTATGAAACTTTTGGAAATGATGCTGTAAAAGCTGCACAGGTTTTGGGAATAACTTTAACTAAGCGAAATAATGGAGATCCTGATGCAATGGAACTTGCAGGCTTTCCTCATCATGCTTTAGATACTTATTTGCATAAACTTGTGAAAGCAGGTTTTCGTGTGGCTGTATGTGACCAGCTTGAAGACCCTAAACAGGCTAAAGGCATTGTAAAACGCGGTGTTACCGAATTAGTTACGCCGGGTGTGGCGACGAGTGATAAATTGTTGGAATATGATACTAATAATTTTTTAGCGGCTATTCATTTTGCTGATGACATTCTGGGGATTGCTTTACTAGATATTTCTACCGGTGAGTTTTTTTTGGCTGAAGGAAATTTGGAATACATTGATAAATTGATTCAAACACTTAAGCCGGCAGAAGTAATTTTTCAACGCAATCAGCAGAAGAAATTTAAAGAAATATTTGGTACAAAAATATTTACCTACACTTTAGAAAGCTGGATTTTTGAAGAAGCTTTTGCAGAAGAAAGCTTGTTAAAACATTTTCAAACCCACAGTCTCAAAGGTTTTGGAGTGGAAAACATGCATCAGGGAATTGTAGCTGCAGGCGCAATTTTATATTATTTAAAAGAAACAGAACATCCTAATTTAAAACATATTAGTATTATTCAACGTATTGAACGTGATGAACATTTGTGGATGGACAGGTTTACGATCCGTAATCTGGAAATTTTAAGCAATGGTTCTCAAGACGGAAATAATTTGTTGAAAGTTCTGGATAATACATCGACCCCAATGGGTGCGCGTTTGTTGAAACGCTGGATTGTATTGCCTTTGAAGGATTTGAAGAAGATAAATGAGCGACTTGACACTGTTGAATTTTTAATACTGCATTCAGAATTAAAATCCTCTTTGCAACAGCTATTAAAGCAATGTGGTGATTTAGAAAGGCTGGCGAGTAAAATTTCGATGAAGAAAGTGAGTCCACGAGAAGTAATGCAGCTAGCTAAAAGTTTACAGTTGTGTGAACAAGTAAAATTATTATGTGCTGCTTCTGGAAATGAATATTTGCAGCGCTTGGCCGATGCCCTCAACCCTTGTCCTTATATTGTTGAAAAGATTATGGAAGAAATTTCTGATGAGCCACCGGCAATGGTTTCTAAAGGGAATTTAATTAAAGAAGGAGTAGACAAAGATTTGGATGAACTGCGTAATATTGCGCACAATGGCAAAGCATATTTACAAGACTTACAAAGAAGAGAAACGGAGAAAACGGGTATTAGTTCTTTAAAGATTGGATTTAATAATGTGTTTGGATATTATTTGGAAGTGACCAATTTACATAAAGAAAAAGTGCCACAGGAGTGGATCCGAAAGCAAACTTTGACCAATGCGGAACGTTATATTACTGAAGAGTTAAAACAATATGAAGAAAAAATTACGGGTGCAGAAGATAAAATTCTTTCAATAGAAACCAATTTGTATGAACAGTTGCTCGATGAATTAATTGACTATATTGCTCCCATTCAGGTAAACGGGAATGCTTTGGCAATATTGGATTGTCTGCATTGTTTTGCTCAAAACGCGCAACAATACAATTACCGAAAACCTTTTTTGCACGAGGGCTTTGATATGCAGTTGAAAGAAAGTAGGCATCCTGTTATTGAAAGGAATTTGTCTGCGGGTGAGGCATATATTGCCAACGATATTTTGCTCAATTCCGAAGAGGAACAAATAATTATTTTAACAGGTCCGAATATGAGCGGTAAGAGCGCCTTGTTGCGACAAACTGCATTGATTACTTTGATGGCGCATATGGGAAGTTTTGTTCCTTCAATAGAAGCAAGAATTCCTTTGACTGATAAAATATTTACCAGGGTAGGAGCGAGCGATAATTTGAGTGGCGGTGAAAGTACTTTTATGGTGGAAATGAATGAAACCGCTAGTATCATCAATAATGTTTCTCCGCGCAGCTTGATTTTGTTGGACGAAATTGGACGCGGTACTTCTACATATGATGGTATTTCTATTGCATGGAGTATTGTTGAATTTTTGCATAATTCTTCTTGCAAGCCAAAAACATTATTCGCTACGCATTATCACGAATTGAATGATTTAGAGAAACGTTTGAATGGTGTAAAAAATTATCATATCACCAATAAAGAGGTGGGTAATAAGGTTATTTTTTTAAGAAAATTAGCAAGAGGTGGAAGCACACATAGCTTTGGTATTCATGTTGCAAAAATGGCGGGAATGCCACCCGATTTAATTAATCGTGCTAATGATATTTTGAAACAACTCGAAGAAAAACATGACGAAAGTGATGAGAATGCAGGTCCAGGTAAAAAGCAATTAAAAAGTAAAATAAAAGACATCAATGCACCCCAATTGCAGCTTTCTATTTTCGATGTGCAAACCGAAGTCTTTGAAGAAATACGCAGTGCGCTCGAAAATATTGATATTAATCGCCTGACACCTGTTGAAGCCTTGATGAAACTCAATGAAATCAAAGGTTTGTTGAAGTAGGGAAGTTTATGTAATTTTATTTTTCAGAATTTATTTTATGATAAAATATACACCTGCATTTGTAGATAAGTTGGAAGATGTGTTGAGCGAATCGGGCTATGTAGTTCGGTACGAACGGGGTAATTTTCAGAGTGGCTGGTGTTTGCTTGAACAAAGAAGTGTGGTCGTGCTGAATAAATTTTTAAATACAGAAGGCCGTGTAAATACTTTGGTTGATTTAATTCCTCAACTCAATATAGAGTTTGATAAACTTACATTGGGGTCTCAAAAATTGTACGAATTTTTGTCACTTAATGCGTTAAAAGGAGCTGAAGAAAAAGATACAACCGGTAAAGAATGAGCCTGATTGGCCATATTATTTGAATTGTATTCGGTGGATTTATCATCTTTCTGGATTATATGTTTAGCGGATTCATTCTTTGCTCGACCATTGTTGGTATTCCTTTTTGGATACAGTGTTTTAAGATCGGTTTTGCTTCTCTTGCACCTTTTGGTCTGGAAATTTATGATAAAAAGCAGGATATTTCCGGTGGATGTATTACTCGTATTTTTAATGTTGTCTGGATATTTTTGGGTGGTATTTGGATTGCTCTTACACACTTTGGTTTTGGCCCACTATTTTGTATTACTATTATTGGAATTCCTTTTGGGAATCGGCATTTCAAGTTAATACCTTTGTCTTCACCCCTTTGGGAAGAGACTCGGTTAATAAATATTTGAATTTGCATTTTTACCCCCTCTCTTTATTGCTAAAAATAGTTTTATTTAGTACTTTTCCATTTCCTTTTATTTAAAATCAATTTGTAAAAAGATGAAAAAATTATTGTTGGGTCTCTTTGCACTTGCTACAGTAGCCATTGCTGTTCGTGCAAATGCTCAAAACACAAGAGAGAAATTTAATGAGAATTGGCTTTTTAAACTCGATAGTGCAAACGATTACAGCAAGAATGCCATGGATGCTGCAAAATGGCAACCCGTGACATTGCCGCATGATTGGAGTATTGGCCTTAACTTTGATTCTACCAGCCCTAGTGGAAATGAAGGCGCGTGCTTGCGTGGTGGAACGGGACTTTATCAAAAAGAATTTACGCTTCCTTCAAAAGATAAAGGCAAGAATATATTTATAGATTTTGATGGTGTTTATATGAATAGTACTGTTTGGATAAATGGTCATAAATTAGGTACAAGACCTTATGGGTATTCTTCTTTTCAATACGATATGACCCCTTATTTGAAATTTGGCGGTGAGAAAAATGTATTAAAGGTAATGGCAGAAAACCATCAACCAAGTTCTCGCTGGTATAGTGGAAGCGGTATTTACAGAAATGTATGGTTAGAAAAGAAAGGTAGCGTCTATGTAGATAACTGGGGTACTTATATTACCACACCAGAAGTCTCTGATGCGCAAGCGACCGTCTCTATACAAACTAGAATAAAGAACTCTTTACAACAAGCTACTCCCATTGAATTAAAGACAATCGTATATGATGACAAAGGTAGGATTGTAAAAGTGTTGTCTCAGAAAATGAGTGTGAATGCAGGTACAGAAATAGAAAAACCTCAATCTTTTGTTTTACCACATCCGGAACTATGGAGTATAAAAACACCTCACCTTTATAAAGCGGTTTCACAGGTTTTTGTGCATAATAAAAAACAAGATGAATACACGACAACTTTCGGTGTTCGTTCTTTTCATTTTGATGTTGATTCAGGTTTCTATTTAAATCACAAACCATTAAAAATTGTTGGTGTTTGTATGCATCACGATTTAGGTGCTTTAGGCGCGGCAATCAATGTTCGTGCTATGCAACGTCAGTTGGAGATTTTAAAATCTATGGGTATCAACGGTATTCGCACTTCCCATAACCCACCAGCTCCAGAATGGTTAGACCTTTGTGATAAAATGGGTTTTATTGTAATAGATGAAGCATTTGATTGTTGGGAAGACGGGAAGAATAAATATGACTATCATTTGTATTTTAAGCAATGGCATAAAAGAGATTTAACTGATCAAGTTTTGCGTGATCGTAATCATCCTTCAGTCTTTATGTGGAGTATCGGAAATGAAATTCCCGAACAAGGTGGGGGAGATAAAGATACTGTAGGTCGTCGCATCGCAAGAGATTTATCAAGTATTGTAAAGAGTTTGGATAATCGCCCGATTACTTCAGCTCTAACCGAATTCTCTCCTAAAAATAATATTATTAAATCAGGCGCACTTGATTTATTAGGCTTCAATTATCATTTTAGAATGTTACCTAAATTGGCTGAAATGTTCCCTGGACAAAAAATTATTTTGACAGAAACGACTTCTGCACTGCAATCTCGTGGTGAATATTTGATGCCTTCCGATTCTATTCGTCGTTGGGCAGGATTTACCAGAGAAAAGAATGGAGGTACTCCTGATTTCACTTGTTCGGCTTACGATAATAGTTCAGCACCTTGGGCCTCCACTTACGAAGAAACATTAAAGCCATTATTAAAATATCCTTTCTTAAGCGGTATGTATATGTGGACGGGGTTTGATTATCTGGGAGAACCCACTCCTTATCCTTATCCGGCGCGTAGTTCTTATTTTGGGATAGTAGATTTAGCAGGCTTTCCAAAAGACGCTTATTATCTTTTCAAAAGCGTTTGTACTACCGATACCGTCTTGCATATTTTTCCACATTGGAATTGGAAACCTGGTCAAAAAATAGATGTATGGGCATATTATAATAATGCAGATGAAGTAGAATTATTCCTTAATGGAAAATCTTTGGGTATAAGAAAGAAAACGGGAGATGATTTACATGTACAATGGAACAATATTGTATTTGAACCAGGAACACTTAAAGCTGTATCTCGTAAAGATGGTAAAATTATAAAAACATCGGAAATCAAAACTGCTGGAAAGGCCTATAAACTAGTAGCTTCAGCTGATAGAAGTACAATTAATGCAGATGGGGAAGATTTGTCTTTCGTAAAAATTACGGTGGAAGATAAAGACGGCAATATGGTTCCTCATGCGGACAATGTAATAGATTTTTCGCTAAAAGGTGATGGAGAAATTGCCGGATTAGATAATGGTTGCGAAACAGATTTGACTTCTTTCAGCAATAAAAAATGGCGCAAAGCCTTTAATGGTTTGGCTTTGGCTATTGTAAAAGCACATCATAAAAAAGGCAAACTTACATTGCATATTTCTGCTGATGGCTTGCAAGGCACAAGTGTAGATATTGAGATGAAATAAGTATTTAACTTTATAAAGAAGGTGGACTGATTGAAAATATCGGTCCATTTTTTTTAGGCTTGGCAAGGTGCATACCTAAGAGGTGAAAGATCTCTATGAGTCTTTGTAAGTGGAATCATGAATCGATAGCCAAAGGTAGTTGTGGGTGAGCGGGATCTCTGAAGGAAGACGAAGACAAACGCTGGCTTGCTGCACAGGAATCGTATGAGGCTATATCTTTGGATGAGGAGGCAAATAGCACTAAAGTCCGATCCTTAGAAGGAAAAGTATGCGGTAAATGGATATATTGTCGTTAAAAATGAAACTAATAAACTGATATTGGTACTAATTTTTGTTTTAGAGATATATCTAAGAAGGTGGGTAAAATTATACTTTGTGTAAGCAATATTTTATCTTCATCTTCCAACTTGTCTAGCATATCTAAATATTTTTCCTCCCCATGTTCGTCTATAACACGCTTTTTATTGATGTCTTCCAATAAGTGCTCACGCATACTTATGGCATCTGCCTCAGGGTGAAATTGTGTGCCTATCATTTCTTTAGAAAAACGAATAGCCATAATGGCACGCTCTAAAGGGATATGTGGCCTCTCTTTTTCTATAGCCAATACCGTAGCACCCATTGAATTTAATTGCTCAAAATTGGGTTGTATTACTTGATAATCTCTACTGTCAACAGCGAAGAAAGGTTCAGGTAGTTTTGCAAAAATTGGCTCTTCTAATCCCCCCCATATTTTATTTATAGGAAATACTCCGAAAGAAGTGCTTTTTCGCTTACATACTTTTCCTATTTTGAAAAATCTACATGCTAATTGAAAGGAATGGCAGATAAAAAATACATATTTTTTATCGACATCACTAGCCTCAACATTGTGACGATATAATTGATTGATTAATGAGAAAAATTTATGTTCCCATTCCCAGTTTTCCTCATCAAAAGGAGAGCCCGGACCGCCACTGGAAATATATATATCATAAGATGTATCGGGTACCTCGTCTCTTTGTCTTACATCGAAGACAGTTGTTTTTATAAGTAAGTCTTTTTCTTTGGCATAAGTGGACACTATATTTAGGATACAACGTAATCCTTGATTTTTGAAACCATTATTTAAATCTAAAACGGCAACTTTAATATATTGTTCATTATTTTGCATTTTGCAAAGGTACAAAATTTTGATTTTAATGTCAGATCAATGGCTATTTTAGGAATTCATCACAAATAAAATCCACCACATCTGTTAATTTTTTTGTTTTTTCAAAAATAGCTAATTGTTTGTCTGCACCTGTTCCCGATTTTAAGATTTTAAATACTGTATTAATGGCATCGCGTGAACCCAAATCATCAATTACGTCATCAATAAAATCTAACAATTCTAATATTAGAGATTTCACTGGTACCTCTGTTTCTTTCCCAAAATCAATCAACAAACCATCAATTCCATAACGAGAGGCACGCCATTTATTCTCATTAATATAAAATCTTTTATAAATAATATAATTCATATTTTGCATTCGTAAGCGATAGAGTTTAACACATATTGCCTGAAATAATGCAGCGATAGCAATAGTTTCATCTGTTGTTAGCAGAATGTCACATATTCTAAATTCAATTGTATTGTAGGAAGGGTGTACGCGTATATCCCACCAAATCTTTTTCGCATTATCAATACAATTGGTCTTTATCAATACTTTAATATAATTATCATATTCTTCAATAGATTCAAAAAAATCTGGAATGCCGGTTCTTGGAAACTTGTCAAATACCTTTGAGCGATAAGATTTAAAACCGGTATTTCTCCCTTCCCAGAAAGGTGAATTGGTTGAAAGTGCGTAAATATGGGGTAAAAAATAACGTACAGAATTGGCAATATGAATAGCCATTTCCCGGGATTGTATTCCTATATGAACATGCAGTCCAAAAATTAAATTGGAACGGGCAGCATCTTGCATTTCGTTTACTATCTCATGGTAGCGAGGGTTCTCAGTGATTGATTGTTTGTACCAGAGAGAAAAGGGATGCGTTCCGGAGGCCCCACATCTCAATCCTTCACTCTGTGCAAGCTCTGAAATGGTTTTTCGCAACAAACGAACATCACTACGCGCTTCCTCAATATTATTACAAATAGAGGTTCCAACTTCCACAACGGCTTGGTGCATTTCTGCTTTTACTTTATCTTTCTGCAAGATTTTTTCTGCCTGTTCAATGATTTTGTTTTGATGGGATTTTAGTTCTCTCGTTTGCGGATCGAGAATCATATATTCCTCTTCAATACCTATTGTAAATTGCTGCGAAGTCATTCTTGATATTATTATGAATAGTATTCGGTATTTAAAATAATTCCTTTTTTTGGATGGCAGCCTGAATATATTTCCCCCAAGTAAGACTGTCTTTGGAAGTCTCAAAATTTTCGGCTTTTTCTAAAGCAAATTTTGCTGCATGCTCCACTACCCAATTAAAATTTTCATCCCCTACAGAGGCTTTGTCAGAATCAGGTACCGGGTTGCAAAAGTCTATCGCGATAGGTTCTCCATTTCTTACGGCAAACTCTACTGTATTAAAATCATAGCCTAAATATTGATTCAATTTCAAAACATCAGCTTCCATTCTTTTGAATAATTCTTTCGAAGGCTTAAAATGTGCATCATATCTTAGATGGGGGGCATTGCGTGGTTCATAAGGCATTATTTTCACATATTTTCCTCCAATGCAATAACAACGATAATATTCTTCAAAAATAATCTCTTCTTGCAATAGCATTACCAATTGTTTTGTCTCTTTATGTTTTGAAAAAAAGGCTTCTTTATTTTCTAATCGGTAGACCGATTTCCAACCACCACCTGCAAAGGGTTTCATGTAGGCAGGGAATTGGATATAATCAAAAATTGCTTCCCATGCTAAAGGATAACTTAAGTTGCGAAATGACTCTCTAGAAGTATCATCTGGAAGTTCAAAGGAGGGAAGGATAACCGTTTTAGGAACAGAAACTCCAATTCTTGTTGCTAAGCAATTATTGAAAAACTTTTCATCTGCACTACTCCAAAACGGATTATTGATAATAGAAGTACCGTTTAAAGCAGCATTTTTTAAATAAGCTCTGTAAAATGGTACATCATGCGAAATACGATCCAGAATTACTACATAGTTGGTTGGGGCTCCTTGGATAACTTTATCAATGGTTACAAATTCAGCTTCAAATTTGCCATCGGCTAGAGAGTTGACTTTGTCTACAAATGCACTTGGAAAACTATTTTCTTTTCCAAATAATATTCCAATCTTTTTAGTGGTTATCATTGTTACTCTTTTTACAAAAATTATAATACAGAAAGATAGTGAGGAAACATCTCTAGCCATATAGGCCAGTCGTGTGGTGCATCGTTACGTATGTCTAGCCAATGATTAATTTTTTTTTCTGCAAGTATTTTAGATAGTTTTTTGTTTTGGTCTAAGCAGATATCTTTCGTGCTGGTCCCTAAAATTATATGCAGGTGCCAAAGTGCAGCATTGTAATTATTGGGCAAATAGTCTATGGGATTATTAAAATATACATTATCGTTATAAGCCCCATCCACTTGCGATTTTATATCAAATGCGCCGCTCATAGATATTAACGCATGAATCTTTTCCGGGTGTTTAAAGGCGAAATTAGCCGCATGATAACCTCCAAAACTACATCCTGCAACAGTTGCGGTACTCCAGCCTGTTTCATGCAAAGCACGGCTCAGTACTTCTTCTTCAATAAGCTGGTCGTATAAATTATGATTAAAGGCACGTCCTAAAGGCTCTATATCTTTATTGTACCAGCTAAGGGCATCAATACTGTCAGGACAATATATTTTTACGAAGCCATTCTCTATAAACCATCTGACAGATTCGATAAGCCCCCTATCTTTAGCTTCATAATATTTCCCCAAAGAAGTAGGAAATAGTATAATAGGCCTTCCGGAATGCCCGAAAACGAGCATTTCTATTTCTCTTTTTAGAATTGGCGACTGCCATTTATGATAATATTCTTGCAAGGTTTTCGGTGGTTGATTGGTTTATTCCTTAGGTTTATTCTCTAATCAAGGTACGAAGAATAATTAATTGCAAAAACAAAAAAGCGCAAAGATTTTTTTTGCGCTTTTTAAAAGATTTTTCCGGAATGCTCAGGTTTTATTATTTCTTGCTATCCGCATAACTCTTATTCAGGTTCTCCACTAGTTCCTTGGTGATATCTTGGGTAGAATCTTTATAATAGAAATAATCTGCTTCGTTTGTCCCAATAATATAATTATAACCTTTTTCTTTTGCAAATGTTTTAAGATAGTCTTGTATGCGCTGTTTTATTTCTTGCAATTTCATGGTTCTTTCCATGCTGAAAGATTGATCTAATCTTTGTGCTTTTTCTTGATTTTGCTTTTGTAAATCGTTTAGATTTTGGGTGTATTCGGTTTGTTCTGATTGCGAAAGTGTGGGGCCTTTTTGCACATATTCATTATATTTTTCTCTGAACTCATTTTGCAAATCATTTATTTGCTTTTGTACAGATTTATCTTTTGCAATCAAATCAGACTTTACATCTTGTAAGTATTTATAGTTTTGATCTAAAGAGTCTAACTCAAAATAACCGATTTTGAATGAACCATTATCTGTCACATTATTAGAGCTACTTTGTTGTGCCGGTACTATGGCTGATTTTTGAGCTTTTTCATTAAATTGTAAATAAAACAAAATACAGACTGCAATAATTAATATAATATTTGACGAGACTAAAAATTTATTCATTCGTTCTTTTTTATAATATTTAGGATGTGAAAATAAAGAAATAAAACTAGTATTCTGTTAAGTAAATTAATAAATTAAAAAATTGTACCACCTTTATTAATGAAGTGGGGTTATAAATTCTTTAATAACAAATGCAATCTATTTGTTTTTAGGGACTAGTCTTCAAATCTAATATTTTACCAGCGTTTCTAAGCTATTTATATATTTTTCTTTAATGCACGCTCTATTATTCTCAAAATTAAAAAAGCCTATAACGAATTTTAATGGTTATAGGCTTTTACTTTAATAGCTAAATAGATTATTCTTCATCGTCGAAAGCCATTGCTTCGCGGGCAGTAGCCAAAAGTTCATATTCTTCTTTACTCCCCACGATAAGGTTTTCAAAATCACGAAGACCAGTACCGGCAGGTATTAAATGTCCTGTAATGACATTTTCTTTCAAACCAGACATATCATCAGACTTACCTTGAATAGCAGCGGAACTTAATACTTTCGTTGTTTCTTGGAAAGAAGCAGCAGAGATCCAACTTGGAACACCTAAGGATGCTTTGGTGATACCTAATAACACCGGATGTGCTGTAGCTGGGCTGGCATCTCTTACTTCTATTAACTTTTGATCATTACGACGTAGTAATGAGTTCTCCTCTCTTAATTCCCGAACACCAACAATTTGGCCAGCCTTGAATTTGTTGCTATCTCCGGCATCAGTTACTACTTTTTTGTCAAATATTTTATCGTTTTCTTCATTGAAATCAAAGCGGTCTTCTAAATCGTTTTCCAAGAAACGTGTATCTCCAGCATCAACAATTTCAACCTTTTTCATCATTTGACGAACGATGACTTCAACGTGCTTATCGTTAATTTTTACACCTTGTAAACGATAAACTTCTTGTATTTCATTTACAACATATTCCTGAACGGCATATGGACCTTTGATACTCAGGATATCAATAGGTGCTATTTGACCATCCGAAAGAGGTGTCCCTGCTTTTACGAAGTCTCCATCTTGCACTAAGATTTGACGCGTAAGCGGCACGAGATATTTTTTTACAATACCATCTTTGGCTTCTACAACAATTTCGCGGTTACCACGTTTGATATTCCCGAAAGTAGTAACACCATCTATTTCCGCAACAACTGCAGGATTGCTCGGATTACGTGCTTCAAATAGTTCTGTTACACGTGGCAGACCCCCTGTGATATCACCGCCTTTGCGCATTGTGCGTGGTATTTTTACAATTACCTGTCCGGCTTTTACTTCATCGCCTTCCTCTGTTGCCAAACGGCTTCCGGTAGGTAAGTTATAAGATTTAACATCTTTGCCATTAATAATAATTGCTGGAAGCTTTGTTTTGTCTTTTGTTTCAATAATTACTTTCTCGCGGTGACCAGTCTGGTCATCAGCCTCTTCGCGATAGGTAATGCCATCTATTATACTTTCAAATTCTATTTTACCTGCTTGTTCTGCAATAACTACATTGTTAAATGGATCCCAAGTACAGATAATATCGCCCTTTTTAATTTTTTGGCCATTTTTCACACTCAGTGTGGCTCCATATGGGATATTATGCGTATTCAGTAATCTATCATTTTCTACATCTGAAATACGGATTTCACCTGTACGACCGATAACAATATTTACTTTCTCACCCTCATTGTTTTCAGTTGTTACAGTACGTAAACCATCAAATTGAATGGTACCATCAAATCTTGCCGTTAATGAAGATTCTACAGAAGAGGAGCCCGCGATACCACCTACGTGGAATGTACGAAGTGTAAGCTGTGTACCAGGTTCCCCAATGGATTGTGCTGCTATAATACCTACTGAATCTCCTCGTTGTGCCATATAACCTGTAGCTAGATTTTTACCGTAGCATTTAACGCACACTCCGCGTTTTGCTTCGCAGGTTAATACAGAGCGTATCTCTACTGTATCTACACCGGCTTCTTCAATTTCCAAAGCTTTATCGTGTGTAATTTCCTCCCCGGCATTGATGATTAAATCTCCAGTTAAAGGATTGTAAACATCGTGTAAAGAAGTTCTTCCTTCAATTCTATCAGAAATAGGAGAAATGATTTCTTCATTATCTTTTAATGCAGAAGTCGCAATACCACGTAATGTGCCACAATCTTCTTCTGTAATTACCACATCTTGTGAAACGTCTACCAAACGACGAGTTAAGTAACCGGCATCGGCAGTTTTAAGTGCTGTATCCGCCAAACCTTTACGCGCACCGTGTGTAGAGATAAAGTAATCCAATACATTCAATCCGCCCTTAAAGTTAGACAAGATTGGATTTTCAATAATTTCAGAACCGGAGCTTCCGGATTTTCTAGGTTTAGCCATCAATCCACGAATACCTGCTAACTGTTTTACTTGTTGTTTACTACCACGCGCACCAGAATCCAACATCATATAAACTGAGTTAAATCCTTGTTTGTCGGTTTGCATTTCGCGGATTAAAGTTTCAGTCAGGCGTGTATCCACTCTACTCCAAATA
The Arachidicoccus soli DNA segment above includes these coding regions:
- the rpoC gene encoding DNA-directed RNA polymerase subunit beta', whose protein sequence is MAIKKDNRPRANFSKITIGLASPDSILERSFGEVLKPETINYRTYKPERDGLFCERIFGPVKDYECACGKYKRIRYKGIVCDRCGVEVTEKKVRRERMGHIKLVVPIVHIWYFKSLPNKIGYLLGMSSKKLETIVYYERYAIIQPGVLEDKYQVGDLLSEEEYLDVIDTLPKDNQYLPNEDPQKFVAKMGAEAVSDLLALLDLDSLSFTLRNAAANETSQQRRADALKRLSVVESFRDAKTRITNQPEWMVMQYIPVIPPELRPLVPLDGGRFASSDLNDLYRRVIIRNNRLKRLMEIKAPEVILRNEKRMLQEAVDSLFDNSRKSNAVKAEGGRALKSLSDVLKGKQGRFRQNLLGKRVDYSGRSVIVVGPEMKMHECGLPKDMAAELFKPFIIRKLIERGIVKTVKSAKKLVDKKEAIVWDILENILKGHPVMLNRAPTLHRLSIQAFQPKMVEGKAIQLHPLVTASFNADFDGDQMAVHVPLSSAAILEAQLLMLSSHNILNPQNGTPITLPSQDMVLGLYYITKIKKSTETEKVKGEGMTFYNADEVIIAYNEGRLDLHASIKVKVNVREKNGQIVNKLTETTVGRVLFNQFTPAKVGFINALLTKKSLREIIGDIINITDVPATAKFLDDIKQLGFRMAFKGGLSFSINDLIIPDTRSELLTRAKEEVEEVWENYNLGLITNNERYNQVIDIWSRVDTRLTETLIREMQTDKQGFNSVYMMLDSGARGSKQQVKQLAGIRGLMAKPRKSGSSGSEIIENPILSNFKGGLNVLDYFISTHGARKGLADTALKTADAGYLTRRLVDVSQDVVITEEDCGTLRGIATSALKDNEEIISPISDRIEGRTSLHDVYNPLTGDLIINAGEEITHDKALEIEEAGVDTVEIRSVLTCEAKRGVCVKCYGKNLATGYMAQRGDSVGIIAAQSIGEPGTQLTLRTFHVGGIAGSSSVESSLTARFDGTIQFDGLRTVTTENNEGEKVNIVIGRTGEIRISDVENDRLLNTHNIPYGATLSVKNGQKIKKGDIICTWDPFNNVVIAEQAGKIEFESIIDGITYREEADDQTGHREKVIIETKDKTKLPAIIINGKDVKSYNLPTGSRLATEEGDEVKAGQVIVKIPRTMRKGGDITGGLPRVTELFEARNPSNPAVVAEIDGVTTFGNIKRGNREIVVEAKDGIVKKYLVPLTRQILVQDGDFVKAGTPLSDGQIAPIDILSIKGPYAVQEYVVNEIQEVYRLQGVKINDKHVEVIVRQMMKKVEIVDAGDTRFLENDLEDRFDFNEENDKIFDKKVVTDAGDSNKFKAGQIVGVRELREENSLLRRNDQKLIEVRDASPATAHPVLLGITKASLGVPSWISAASFQETTKVLSSAAIQGKSDDMSGLKENVITGHLIPAGTGLRDFENLIVGSKEEYELLATAREAMAFDDEE